atggaggcacctcagaaaactacatatagaactaccatatgacccagcaatcccactcttgggcccatatccaaaaaaaaactttccttgaaaaagacacatgcacccatatgttcattgcatcactattcataatagccaagacatggaaacaacctgaatgtccattgacagatgaatatattaagaagatgaggtctatgtacacaatgaaatactacctggccataaaaaagaacaaaataatgccatttacagcaacatggatgcaaaaagagactctcatactaagtgaagtaaatcataaaaagatgaacaccatataatatcacttatatctcgaatctaatatacagcaccaatgaacctttccacagactagaaactcatggacttggagaacagacttgtggttgccaagggggaggggaaggaagtgggatggactgggagtttggggttaatagatgcaaactatgcctttgaaatggataagcaatgggatcctgctctatagcactgggaactatatctagtcacttatgatgaagcctgatggaggataatatgagaaaaagattgtacatatgtatgtgtgactgggtcaccttgctatacagcagaaatttgacaggacactgtaaaccaagtataaatgaaaaaataaaaatcactaaaaataagaagaaagggtGAGTTTGGACTTGAGAGATAACATTTAATAACTGGCATAATCCTTTCTTTTGGCTACTCAGCATCCAGAGACATGCTtctatgcatatgtatatttcttGCTATACCAAACAAATCTATAAGGCTGTCTAAAATGGTACAACTACTCACACAAAGATATTCTCAGTCATCCTCCAAAACAGACACATTGTATCCATTTCTGAGCTATATTCATTACTCCTCAAATTTTGTCACGACCCCTTTGAGATAGTCTGCTACCTGAAGAATAAATAGCAGTGAAAATCTCCAGCAAAAGttgtttaaaataatgagatcagagagaagataaaaatatagttaataGTTAAggaatatatatgaagaaaatacatttagCTGTTACAATGTCATTTCTGTAACTGGTCAAGTAGCCAAACTGATGTTTATAACTTACTTCCTCCACTGTCCATTCCATAACTTCTTTACTCTCAGTCAGGACCTCAGCAAGTCTGGGCTCTTTACTTGGTGGGGTAAACCAAACCTTCATTACATTATCCTAAGCTATTCTGCCTTGTTCATGATTAGTGtagtttttcattaaatttactaTTGGGTATGGAAGAAATATGCGATGTCCCAGAGACTCTCCTGTGTTCTAGGCATAGTCCTTTTCTTACCATGTAGTAGCAACCTATTTTCCCTCTTGCTAATCACCTCCAACACGCAGGTGAATTTCTTTGCCTGCTGGTTCCGTGGCATGGGGAGTCCCAAGTTATACCTGCTGGTTCAGCAGCATGGGGAGTCCCAAGTGACTAGGTGGTAGCCTGATCTTCACTTCCATGTTTTCTGGCAGAAAACTTCTTCTGTTGGGAACAAAGACCTCCAATTGGGCAGGACTCAGAACAGTGGGCATGAGAATCAAAAACTATTGGAGTGGTTTATTAGGTGTAATAATGGGAAGATTTTCTCCCTGCTAGCACCTCTGGACTCCTAGGTGAGTGTTTTCTGGCTTATGAAATATATTACAACATTGTTCTCTGATTCAAAGCTTGTACTGTATCCTGTAAGACAGGACCACATTCTTTCAGAGTGTGGTCTCACAATTGGGGAAGGCAAATACATATCCGCAATAATGTCTATTTCAGCAAGGACAAATTTCTTTTCCCTGTGTGATGCAATGCCACAGGTGGCTGGCTTCTTCCCCTAAGGAATGATGCCATATTAAGGCTCAGTGTTCTTCTCTGTTGCTGGCAGGTCGGGCACTCCCCAGTAGCAATAGTCAGAATAACTTTAGTGAGAGAAGGTAAACACTGTTGAGAGCTTAGATGACTAATTGTTGCTTAGCCTATATATAGCCTTCACTCTACCACCAGGTGCCTATTGGTAGGGCATCAAAATAGCAGGGAAAAAAGCTAATTGATATCcacagaatgttttcttttcttacctGGTTATTGCAATCCTCTTCTGCAATGGATGTCTATCAGTGAGCATTTACACAGTGTTTCATACTTTGTACCTACTTTAAGAGGTACATGCTGTTATACCTCTTCCCAAGTCTTCCTGATCAACAGTATTCTGATCGTTTTTATTTCAAGTCTTTAACCAATCAGCCAAATAACTAGCAACCACCCATGCATTAGGATAGATATATTTTCTGGCCATCTATCCatttagaaaaatggacaaatataCAGATTTTCCCTTCACCAATGTCATTTAGGCCCTTCTGAGTGGATCTGTAATGCTACAGCATATCATACAGAACCATCATACCACTAAGTTCTGGTACAGACCACCTTTAAGCTTGGGATGTTCATTATTCATGTGATCATCATGAACTGGATGTTATCTGATCCACTAAGCTGTAAAATTGTGCATGGACAGCTACTATCCATTATTAAATGGAAATGGCATAGAATACATCAACATGAACAGGTCTGAAAGTCACAAGTAAATGGAGTGAACAGGTGATAGAGACCCTGTTGACATCAATTACAACTGCATTGCATGGTCTCTTTAAATCTGTACTTCATACATCATTGGATTTTCTTGGATCCATGTGGAAGAACCTAGATTTTCTGAACAGCTTCAACTTGTTCACATCCCCATTCACAATTGGCAGCATTATGATTACTCTGCAAACAAACAGGTCAAAGTAgcacaaagaattttttattaatcTGAAATCCAAAGGCCTATCAAATGCTGTACCTCTTCAAGGGGTAGATGGTACAGCAAATTATCCTTCGCAAAAAAGAGGAACCATGATACTGAGGTTAGATTCATATATTACCTGCCAAGTTTCCTGAAAATTTTAAACTCTATGTCATATCCTGTAATGCATTAATCTCTATTATGAATGCTTTACAATTAACCAGTAGAGCAGGGGTTTCTGGTTTTGCttacatgttgaaatattttaatgtgatgAAAATCAGTGTTTGAGGTTCATATTTCATGATTCAAATTTGTAAATCAAATAATGTTATTCTTTGGGACAGGagaaaaaattttcattcaaatgaGTGAAAATTAACTCATGCCTTAATTTACATTGTAGCAAATGAGAATTTGATCTTTTGACTATCTCTGTACATAGAATATTACAGTTTGTAGCTAACACCTGGACCAAGACTGGAAATTCTTAGCAGAGCTATTTTGGAAATATCCAATGAGTGTTACAGAAAGTGATTACAGAGTCTTATTAGGTTGCTGAGATTCATAGCTAAAAAGAAGAGCcgcaataaaaaagaacactaCTGCATAatcaaacataaaatttttatcattatctAGTAAGTCATCTGGAAATTAGTCAATCAACAATCTACAGATCAGAGTTTTCTCTTTTCAGCCATGTTGAATGTGTTGGAGAAAGTTTTCATGACTGTAACAGGTGGGGAACTTATAATTGGAATTTTAGGGAATGGATTCATTGGACTCACAACTTTCATTGCTTGGATTAGAAATCAGAAGTTATGCTTGGTTGACTTTATTCTCACTAGTTTGGCCTTTGCCAGAATCAGTCAACTGTGGCTAACAGTTGCCAATTTGTTTTCAGTGCTACTCTATCAAGAAGGCTTTGGTACTGTGGAAAGAAATTACGTCCTTGCTAGTAGCTTGATACTGGCCAACCACTTGAGCATTTGGTTAGCTACTTGCCttgttgtcttttatttcctGAAGATCGCCAGTTTCTCCAATCTCCCTTTCCTCTGGCTAAAACGGAGAATCAAAAAAGTAGTTTTCATACTTCTGCTATTATCTGTGCCGTTCCTGTTCATGagctttcctttcccatatagtttTGATGGTTTCTGGTATCATACCCAAAACATTCTTGAGAGAAATATAACTGAGTTATACAACGTGACCCaaagtcaaaaattaaaatttatgcttatttttacAGCTGGGtccatccctcccttctctctttccctgatttcctttttcctattGCTCTGTTCTTTGTGGAAACACAAGAAGCACATTGAACTTAGTGTCAGTGATTCCAGAGACGCCAGCATGGAGGCCCATTTCAGAGCCATGAgaactgtgtttttctttcttgtgttctTTGCCCTGTACCACCTTGCTTTTTTCATGACATTTGGGGGGCATTTTTTGCTGCAGAACAAGTTGGTTACGATGTTTGGTTATATGTTAGGAATTCTCTATCCTTCGGGTCATTCATATGTTATAATTTTTGGAAACAGCCAAATGAGGAAAGCCTTCTTGGGGATTCTTTGGCATTGGAAGTGTGGGGCCTGAAAAGAAGATGCTCTCAGCCAAGCAAATGGGCCTGCAACAAAAGTCATTGGCAAGTCTTCATGGAATCTGCCTTGCTTCATGGGTTTCTTCCTTTTGCACACGTACTATGGCACTGAGTATCATTTCAGTTCTTCCAAGACAAGGATAGACATCTAATCTAgtaactagagaaaaaaaatatcaagaggAAGTATCACTCTTTGAGCTGTTAGAACTTTTGTGAATATACATGTTAAAAAATGGGCTGTGACAAAGTCACAATCCACTCACATGGATCTGCAGAAGAGGAagattgttaaaaattaaacaaaagtcaTCAAGATTGAATAATAagatctaaaagagaaaaaaaaattaaataggaaaaatatatccAAAGACTAACTGAAAACCACCAGCCTTAACACTGAATCGTTTACAGAAGACAGGAGGTCAGTACGGATCTATGATGGAAACAGTCATTCAGGGATTCACAGTTCATATTAATATGCTCTTACTTAATTAGTTCCTCTATATGACCACCTAGTCCCTGTGAAAATACAGATTTAGCCATTTAATTCatgttttgataatattttaagatatctTGTATTTGTGAACATTTTTTGCTACTGAGGTACCTGCAGAAATCAAATAGTCTGAAATTCATTGAAGCTGCTAAAATCCTTTCATAATAACTAGTTACTATTGCTTAAAATTTAGTTATACTAATAGCATATTGTACAAGCTAAGGGGTGTGAAGCTTTTGTATCTGTTGTGCATGTCGAAATAATCCATAGGGAAGTGGGATGGCTAAGGATATATTTATAGGCCATACATTGATAACTGATGAAAATAGGTGATGGGTACATCCAATTTATTGTATCATTCTATCTTTggatatgtttaatattttccataacaaaaattacataaaattagcaaaaaagaaattgtttttagATTTCTGCGTTTTTTTCTGGCATgaaattcagatttgaaagaggaAAATTCTAAGAAAGATTCAATAAAGCAATTAATTTCTTTgagatgtgtgttttttaagttaTGCCTGGAAAACTAAAAGTatgaaaaagtctttattttgtttttatcatgttTATATATCCACCGTCCCCCAACCTCTACTTGATAGTTTACCCTAAGGGGGAGTCCTCCCAGCAAAAATCAGAACAATGTTGCTAATGTAGACAAAACAACGTATTGTGCACACAAATTCGGACTTTgccacttccatatgccatccaCCCAAGATGAGAATGTTATAGGAAAGGTGGTTAGCTCTCCGATTAGTTTCAGATGGAGCTATAAATCTCAGAGTCCAGAAGGTAGCACTTGgttggagtttttattttatgttaaggATTTTGTTCTCCAGGAAGCACCTGCACGTCTCGTGAGAACTTAGGGCTTCCCACATTAAGGGAAACAGGACAGCTGTATAAAGCTGAGTTTTTACTAgagattttgaaaatgaaagagagagagagaggatgcaCAGGAGTAAAGTAAGGGAaaactatttcttaaaatataccaGCATCATGTTGTTTAACAGGTAAAATCTCCTAAATACACAGTAGAAATCTTTCTATTATATTAATGACTATAAATATGCGTAAGGGAGACTTACTACATTTGAAAGTCTTTTGACAtctactctttttaaaaagtgtattttaggagttcccattgtggctcagtgataatgagcccgactagtatccatgaggatacgggctCAACCcatggcttgctcagtgggttaaggatctggtgttgcggttaTCTGTGGTGTAccttgcagaggcagctctgatcccccattgctgtggctgtggtgccggctGGCAGGtgccgctctgattagaccttttGTCTGGGAGCctacatgtgccacaggtacaaccctgaaaagcattaaaaaaattattttattgaagtgtagttgacttattGAAGtgtgttaattcctgctgtacagcaaagtgattcagtcatacgttatatatatattattttcatattcttttccattatggtttatcacagaatattgaatacagttccctgccccatacagtaggaccttattgtctatccattatatatataatagtttgcatttgctaatcccaaacttccaattcATCTCTCCTCTTCCactctcccccttgacaaccacaagtctattctctattttGACACATAATCTTAATGAACAAGAGAACATTTCTTTTGCCTGATAAAGAATGCTTAATGGAAATCacctatttattaatttgttttttatgtcagtATGGAATTAGAGATTCATATTTTAATCAATGAGTTACCTAttactattaatatttattttagtacCCAGAATGCTCTAGATTTATCAAGTAAGAACCACTTCGAGTTGGCTCTTATGTCTTTTTGACATGTTCCTGTaattcttttcatgtttcttcacATTCTTGCACAACAAAATATTTCAGACTTATTTTGTACTCTCATTCATCAAGCCTGGATTCACTACTTCTCCAAGGAGTCCTGATTTCTTTTCATGTAGAAGGGTATTCGAAAGTCTAGATTTGGCtgtaaaaacacatacacacacatacttagttttctctctgtctctaacTCTGTCTCTcggcaaaagagagaaaattttcaaGAGAGAGGCAAGAGAATCCTTTCTTACCTCTTCTGGCTCCTGGTACACCCATGGCCATATCCATATCTCGGATTCCACCTGGGAAGTGTGACTGCTGGTGCCTCCTCCTTGTAGACAAACCCCTGGAGCAGAGGTTTCTGACTCCAAAATCAGCATTTTAAGAAAAGAGATACAGGGCACAGATGGATGTCATGTGGCAGAGCAAGGAGCATCTGTTTCTGTGGCAGAATGTGTAAATAGTCACACAGAATTGAAtcaggtcagatttttttttttaaattagggtaagttaatttacaatattatattagtttcagttatGCAACATTGTGATTCAAAtgttttttatagattatactccatttaaagttataaaatattggctatgttccctgtgctatattatatatccttgtagcttatccttgtagctttttcttctttgggtggTATCAAAAACATCTCCAATCCCCAGCTCCagcttcacatggccttcttctttattcatctcccttcttttataaagacaccagtcattttatttatgttctgCTCTGAGCCTACATTTGCAGAGACCCCTTTCTAAATAAGGACACATTCATAGATAACAGGCATTAGTACTTGGCTGTATCTTTTAGCAGAGGACAAAATTCAAACTACTATGTCATCCTAATAAGAGTTTTATCTTTACATGGTGGGAACAAATGGGATAAGTATTTTCCCCTTGAAGGAACTCCCTTGTTCCAATAATTCTATTATGTTCAAATGAGGCTTAAGGATCTCCTCAGTTTGCAATGTCAGTAAGACCaggatagaaagagaaagacaaatatcatatgatatcacttatatctggaatctaatatactacacaaatgaacctttccacagaaaagaaaattatggacttggagaatagactgtggttgccaagggggaggggaagggagtgggatggattaggagcttggggttaatagatccaaactattttggaatggattagcaatgagatcctgctgtgtaacactaagaactatgtctagtcaattacggtggagcatgataatgtaagaaaaaagaatgtatgcatgtatgtgtgactgggtcaccatgctgtacagtagaaaaaaattgtattggtgaaataacaattaaaattaaaaaaaaaaagatcaggaagaaagaaaaaggccctTGAGGGACAAGACtatcttcctatttttcttcttttatatttcagACCTAAGATTCTAGTCAAATTGGAAAATACTGGCCTTTTCCTAAACTGAAAAGCCTAGAGGGCATGATCTactaataaagaaattttaaatgctaaGCCTGGTATTTATATCCCTTAAGGATCCTGAATTAAAGCTGTAGCCAGTTAGGAATTCAGGATCCTGGCTATAGTTAATCTCAGAAGTCAGAATTTACAAGGACACTCATAAATTTGGGGTAGTAACTTGTTACTTTGAATTCCTGCATGAATCAATGTAAAATTTCTTGCTTAAAGAGGAAGAGAGCACAAAACAGTGTCATGGATAGAATCTTCTTATTTGCATGTTAGCAAATATGAATTCACCTTCAGTCAACCTCATAAATGAAGAATTCAGCTTGTGACAGTGGCAAAAATGTAATTAGTAATTGATCTCATATTTATAAGAAGATCGCTGTTTGAAGGGTTTTCAATTCATGTTAGGAAATGCTTTTTATGAAGCTACCAGgagtattttttcacattatattcAGGTTGTTTTTTCTGGTCTGAAACAGACTCCAAAATACAGCTCTGAAGAAGAGCATTCTCAATTGTTGTGTCATTTTCAAAACATCATTTGGAAGACCATCTACCAGCAGTGACCAAAGTAAATGGGATTTTATTTCTGCAGGCATGTCAAGTATAatcaaaaaagttttaataatcaTTGTAATTTTAGAATTCATAGCAGGAATTCAGGGAAATGGACTCATTGTACTAGTAATCTGATTTGACTTGGTCAAAAGCAAGAATCTCTCCTTGTTTGACTTCATCTTTGCATGCTTGGCTGTCTCTAGGATTGGCATGATATTCCTACTTCTCCTAGATAACATTAGAGTAGTGTTTTATCAAGAAATACTAGAAAGTCAACACATAATAGAAGTAATATTTGATTTCTTCTGTAATCTGAGCAACTCCTTAGGTACTTGGTGTGCTACCTGCCTCATCGTCTTCTACTTCCTCAAGCTATCtaatttttcccaccccttctttCTCTGGCTGAAGTGGAGAAGCGACAGAGTTGTTCTCACCATTCTGTtggggttctttctctctttgttttttaatcttctgaGCATAAACTTTGACACTTTTGAGGTCAGTGACCatttagaaacagaaaggaaCTTGACTTGGAAgaaacatacacataaaaatcAGTATTATGGCATTCGGATTCTCCTCAACATGGGATCTCTCATCCCCTTGGTTGTGtcacttatttcatttttccGGTTCATCTTTTCTTTATGGTGACATACCAGGCAAATGACATGTCATGCTGAAGGATCTGGAGACCTCAACGCAGTGGTTCTTTTGAGAGCTAGAAATACTTtgaattatttcatcattttcttagCTGTCCACTCTTGGGCTACTCTCAAGTTAATATGATCTTATTACAGATTAGACAGTGTAAcgacttttattattattgagaaTGTAGCATTTCTCTATCCTTCAATTCACCCTTTTATTTTGATTCTGGGGAACCAGAAATTGAGACAGACTTTTGCGAGTCTGCTAAGGCAAATTGAATCCTGCCTCAAGGGAATGTAATCCTTCGCAGCATGTAAGAATCTGAGGAGGACTGTTAGTGTTGTGTGGAAAAATAGCTCAGTGAAGGTCCCCTATGTGCCACCATTGCTTTTATGTTGTGTCTGATAGAATTTTTTGAAAATCTCTATAGACCAGACTATcaacataagagaaaatatttccttggaTTTCATAAGCTATCCTGGGCATTttgacatatttatttaattctcacaaagttgtaccaaatatttatattttaccattttcagTGATGATAATACTGAGGTTTATCATGTGTAAGTGACTTCACTGTAAGGTGTAAGCATTAAGATTCAAACTTAAATCTTCTGACTCAAAAATAGAAGAATGGgtgaaaaagaatcaaaacattttcattagcTCTTAATTCTGTTATTATTTAATAGCAGCACCAAAATTAGTTTGAGACATTTTGTTAACTaaggttttgttttaattaagaaaaaagatgtataaattttaaatgagtgTATTTCACCAATGGGAGATGTTTtgctttattaaaaagaaaattctaagaattttagagaaatgcatgatttttaaaagtagcagaaataaggagttcccttcgtggctcagtggttaacgaatccaactaggaaccatgaggttgcgggttcgatccctgctcttgctcagtgggttaacgatccggtgttgccgtcagctgtggtgtaggttgcagacgcggctcggatcctgcgttgatgtggctctggtgtaggctggcagctacagctccgctttgacccctagcctgggaacctccatatgccatgggagtggcccaagaaatgacaaaaagacaaaaaaaaaaaaaaaaaaaaaaaagcagcagaaataagaaTGAGACATTTTCTTGACCTTTTTATTTAATAACACCTTCAAAGTTTCTGAAAATTACAGTGGTGAAGTGGTGTCATGAACTTAGCACATTTAATTGATCTAAAACAAAATATGCTATTATGAAAGTAAAAGCTATGAGATAACTAAAAAAATTGGCAAATACTAAAACTATGTTATGCTATAAATGAAGTGAAAACTGTTAGCATCTGGAAAATTTAAACCCTAAACGGATGATCAAAACCTTGGCAACATCTACAGCTATACACTGACCCTGTGCTCTACCTCAGCAAGTGATAACTTTATGCTTCAACCCATGTAGATCTACTCTTTATCCCCACAAGCCTTGAAACAtggtagccataaaaataaccaCTGCCAGGAAAATCCTTGCCATAATCCTCCTATGAGATATTTTAGAATACCAAATTATCCTTGAGAATATAAGAACTCACTTTTGGGAATAAAGAAAGCGTCAGTTTGTATTGAACATTGCAGTGGAAAAATCCAAGTGTCTGCTGGCAATCCCATCATAATCTAGGAGCCCTGGCCTTGGAAGAATGAtagctggaggtgggggcagctTCATGCCAGCCTTTTTTATTGCTATAGATTAAAGAATCCTACATCATTGGAAGgatctttgtgtgtgtatagagTTCACGTAGTGTCAGTAAATAGCAAACCAGCAGAGACGGTTTTGAAGAAATGGTTATCAAGGTAGCCAAGAGTCTGAGTATATCGTGTGAGGCCTCCATAGTGAACATTACAGAAGTTTTGAATGGATGAGGTGCTATCCCAAagcagtgtttttttaaattaatgctaCATTTTGATGTGGAGGAAATTGATTCCACACGGTGAAAAACACCGCCAAACTCTTTCTTTGTTAGGAGGAGAACTACGTTACATTTCGCCTGTTTGTATATCTGAGAAGTTCCTAAAAAACAGATAACATGGAAGAAAAGATCCCCTATTGGAATTGCCAGTAGGCCCAAATCTGCCCTGATCTCCTAGCTTCCTGGGTCAGCGAGTTAGTTAGTTATCTATCTAGGTGAATAACACATGGATAATCTAAAtccatg
Above is a window of Sus scrofa isolate TJ Tabasco breed Duroc chromosome 5, Sscrofa11.1, whole genome shotgun sequence DNA encoding:
- the LOC100522490 gene encoding taste receptor type 2 member 7-like, yielding MSSIIKKVLIIIVILEFIAGIQGNGLIVLNLSLFDFIFACLAVSRIGMIFLLLLDNIRVVFYQEILESQHIIEVIFDFFCNLSNSLGTWCATCLIVFYFLKLSNFSHPFFLWLKWRSDRVVLTILLGFFLSLFFNLLSINFDTFEVSDHLETERNLTWKKHTHKNQYYGIRILLNMGSLIPLVVSLISFFRFIFSLW
- the LOC106507526 gene encoding taste receptor type 2 member 7-like — encoded protein: MLNVLEKVFMTVTGGELIIGILGNGFIGLTTFIAWIRNQKLCLVDFILTSLAFARISQLWLTVANLFSVLLYQEGFGTVERNYVLASSLILANHLSIWLATCLVVFYFLKIASFSNLPFLWLKRRIKKVVFILLLLSVPFLFMSFPFPYSFDGFWYHTQNILERNITELYNVTQSQKLKFMLIFTAGSIPPFSLSLISFFLLLCSLWKHKKHIELSVSDSRDASMEAHFRAMRTVFFFLVFFALYHLAFFMTFGGHFLLQNKLVTMFGYMLGILYPSGHSYVIIFGNSQMRKAFLGILWHWKCGA